One Devosia lacusdianchii genomic window carries:
- a CDS encoding RluA family pseudouridine synthase, translating into MAENTVEEFEGDEVEVVVDADVAGGRLDAVLAKAHTVLSRNRIKDLILAGAVTIDGVTVSEPKYRLTAGETIVLLAPPPEDAEPHPENIPLDILYEDDQLIVVNKPVGMVVHPAPGSPDGTLVNALLFHCGDSLQGIGGVKRPGIVHRLDRDTSGVMVAAKTETAHRHLSAQFADHGRTGPLHRAYTAFVWGSTETAKGTVNAPLGRDQNNRLKQTVRKDGREAITHYIVEARFGDAGWDITRIQCQLETGRTHQIRVHMAHIGHPLVADSVYASGYATKINKLPPEVVAPIQALGRQALHAAELGFEHPVTGEEMFFEAPLPPDLEALEEVLEDFDKAFAR; encoded by the coding sequence ATGGCCGAAAATACCGTTGAAGAGTTCGAGGGCGACGAAGTCGAAGTTGTTGTCGATGCAGACGTAGCAGGTGGCCGGCTCGACGCCGTCCTCGCCAAGGCCCATACCGTGCTGAGCCGCAATCGGATCAAGGACCTGATCCTTGCCGGCGCCGTCACCATCGACGGGGTAACCGTCAGCGAGCCCAAATACCGGCTTACCGCGGGCGAGACAATCGTCCTTCTTGCCCCACCCCCCGAAGATGCCGAACCGCATCCGGAAAATATCCCGCTCGACATCCTCTACGAGGACGACCAGCTCATCGTCGTCAACAAGCCCGTCGGCATGGTCGTGCACCCCGCCCCCGGCTCGCCCGATGGCACGCTGGTCAATGCGCTGCTATTCCATTGCGGTGATAGCCTGCAGGGCATTGGCGGCGTCAAACGCCCGGGCATCGTCCATCGCCTCGATCGCGACACGTCCGGCGTCATGGTCGCCGCCAAGACCGAGACCGCCCACCGGCACTTATCCGCCCAGTTCGCCGATCACGGCCGCACCGGTCCGCTGCATCGCGCCTACACCGCCTTCGTCTGGGGTTCGACCGAGACGGCCAAGGGCACGGTCAACGCCCCGCTCGGCCGCGACCAGAACAATCGCCTGAAGCAGACCGTGCGTAAGGATGGGCGCGAGGCCATCACCCACTATATCGTCGAAGCGCGTTTCGGCGATGCCGGTTGGGACATCACCCGCATCCAGTGCCAGCTCGAAACCGGCCGCACCCATCAAATCCGCGTGCATATGGCCCATATCGGGCATCCCTTGGTCGCCGACAGCGTTTATGCTTCCGGTTACGCGACCAAGATCAACAAGCTGCCGCCCGAAGTCGTGGCGCCCATCCAGGCCCTCGGCCGCCAGGCTCTCCACGCCGCCGAACTTGGCTTTGAGCATCCGGTAACGGGCGAGGAGATGTTCTTCGAAGCTCCGTTGCCACCCGACTTGGAGGCATTGGAGGAAGTGTTGGAAGATTTTGACAAGGCTTTTGCCCGCTAG
- the rpoH gene encoding RNA polymerase sigma factor RpoH: MAQTNLPVLSAEGGLSRYLQEIRKFPMLEPDEEFMLAKRYKEHADPGAAQKLITSHLRLVAKIAMGYRGYGLPISEVISEGNVGLMHAVKRFEPDKGFRLATYAMWWIRAAIQEYVLRSWSLVKIGTTAAQKRLFFNLRKVKGQIAALDDGSLHPDQIKQIATTLNVTEDDVVSMNARLSGDASLNSPMRADEGTSEWQDWLVDDTPSQETALGESEEYSERMGLLNNAMTVLNEREKAIFHARRLQENPATLEELAQQYDVSRERIRQIEVRAFEKVQDAVREAASAA, from the coding sequence ATGGCCCAGACTAATCTTCCAGTGCTGTCAGCAGAAGGCGGCCTGAGCCGCTATCTTCAGGAAATCCGCAAGTTCCCCATGTTGGAACCGGATGAAGAGTTCATGCTGGCCAAGCGCTACAAGGAGCACGCCGATCCGGGCGCGGCTCAAAAGCTCATTACCAGTCACCTGCGCCTCGTCGCCAAGATCGCCATGGGTTATCGCGGCTACGGCCTGCCGATTTCCGAAGTGATCTCGGAAGGCAATGTAGGCCTCATGCATGCCGTCAAGCGCTTCGAGCCCGATAAAGGCTTCCGCCTGGCGACCTATGCCATGTGGTGGATTCGCGCTGCGATCCAGGAATACGTCCTGCGCTCGTGGTCGCTGGTCAAGATCGGCACCACCGCCGCCCAGAAGCGTCTGTTCTTCAACCTGCGCAAGGTGAAGGGCCAGATCGCTGCCCTGGACGACGGCTCGCTGCATCCCGATCAGATCAAGCAGATCGCCACCACGCTCAACGTCACTGAAGACGACGTGGTGTCGATGAATGCGCGCCTTTCCGGCGATGCTTCGCTCAACTCGCCCATGCGAGCCGACGAAGGCACCTCCGAGTGGCAGGATTGGCTGGTCGACGACACCCCGAGCCAGGAAACGGCTTTGGGCGAAAGCGAGGAATATTCCGAGCGCATGGGTCTGCTGAACAATGCCATGACCGTGCTCAACGAGCGCGAAAAGGCCATCTTCCACGCCCGCCGCCTGCAGGAAAATCCCGCCACGCTCGAAGAGCTGGCCCAGCAATACGACGTCAGCCGCGAGCGCATCCGGCAGATCGAAGTCCGCGCCTTCGAAAAGGTCCAGGACGCCGTCCGCGAAGCCGCCAGCGCGGCCTGA